In Bombus fervidus isolate BK054 chromosome 11, iyBomFerv1, whole genome shotgun sequence, a single genomic region encodes these proteins:
- the Mahj gene encoding lisH and WD40 domain-containing protein mahjong isoform X2, protein MSSAESLAEVTDVVQILRQWEEEHSSPTYDPVPTLRRLAEIIELETENYLKMDPDPFDERHPSRTDPECNFGHILKVLFRKDNFMTKLINDYLRDTYWSRAGITGRDVRKLNIAACRLMLDILPGLETSAVFQPDMEGLIHRLFSWAEKCVEPLQSYATGLVAAAMEVQEIATGFREQNAKMVPLMLQRLHKLQEEAQEERQLAANSRPFAHFGQDRNSGGDGENKGVPGKRKVREKRKENEILKSSNHSNYFSEEEEDCAQSSEDSAPLPKKKKSDTECETPVKNNTVYPEIMSPPLSVPKNSNLNNQVTPSKAQSTHNRSLNASSVRCNLQKNSSLMQSSTTLSTSLLEGNSNSSWAEMESYVIGNIQMHPPTLGTRQMLILRYLTPMGEYQEFLGHVFEQNALELILKYINVRETKDSRLAFEALKYLASLLCHKKFSIEFLNVGGLQKLLDVPRPSVAATGVSICLYYLAYCEDAMERVCLLPKHVISDLVTYALWLLERSHDSGRCHATMFFGFSFPFKVILEEFDAQDGLRKLFNVISTLPILNIEEEPALNDDEECASRQIVRHVAVALKRYMEAHLHLKTEQLQRAENARAERDTWQPSLPPYKAVKLSSEEVQAKVEILQELMSVRAVWPPVEELYRLGGITLLLQIIAFAREWNYSGRVHTTSSAETVRSCLDVVAICSVVPKVMLLLCERVDMPDMSMTMAINLLLAAAECEIIADPDVQRAALRAVINCVCAPINRIGGNVARYSITGSAKKKANNNSEELIQKIWGSVRSNNGIMVLLQLMMVKTPITDADSIRALACRALAGLARSEKVRQIISKLPMFFDGQIQALMKDPILQEKRQEHVMFQKYALELMGRVSGEAKPTGAEYEISLASLHRANVVAQTRIQYNEQQLNQLIYQHLMSKSLTETASTLHREANLDSSAIMKPVCTYQPFTYRSPATTGTRNGFSPSATVNLYNTNRCNQREVTSRNNTTPTSSFRYISHSNTGSGSSSLSSGNNIRMKHSDCLNQNVIPNSTNQLIKLQINQKKNQSDKQPLVNQINCHSINQPTVCRSLQKQISRDPAGGGGPGVATSNPSTITLDSIITEYLTNQHALCKNPMVTCPQFNLFEPHKCPDPCTKNSIPTNVTVRLAKRALGMDGRRLDRRLIYSRFCPVKTFRPTDVATFTYCIFSPCQQYLMLGTYAGDVKMYNIHTGLEEATYSCHESYIYHMECNQRGNLLLTSTPWRSPMSVLWSIGTFFDLKLSLENIEYVEFGKLQDRIIGTDSGIATIYDIATGQLITSFAPSISNRYTMNRATFSMNDELVLHDGILWDANSGKQIHKFDKLNQTLNGVFHPNGIEVVSNTEVWDLRTFHLLKTVPTLDQMEVIFSPVNNIIYAVSLEKENIDETNYITSFKTLDALDYSNIATYDVRRGVYGLACNKFDTQIAVVEIVNEFEENHESSVRLYDVGRRKGDKDETDEDDDEEDLDASDDDGSNTSTDDNNADDADNPDAATEGNGDENERSNRENNDDDDDDDDEDDSADGDDSGDNMTHYSRSPDSSDIFLSDIDLESLSSSS, encoded by the exons ATGTCAAGCGCAGAATCATTGGCCGAAGTAACAGATGTAGTTCAAATTCTCAGACAATGGGAAGAGGAACATTCATCACCTACGTATGATCCAGTTCCAACATTACGAAGACTGGCAGAAATTATAGAGCtagaaacagaaaattatttaaagatgGATCCTGACCCATTTGATGAAAGACATCCATCACGCACAGATCCAGAGTGCAATTTTGGACATATATTGAAAGTATTATTtagaaaagataattttatgaCTAAG CTTATAAATGATTACTTAAGGGACACTTATTGGTCACGTGCGGGTATTACGGGTCGTGATGTTAGAAAGCTCAATATTGCAGCCTGTCGTCTTATGCTTGATATACTTCCTGGTTTAGAAACTTCTGCAGTTTTTCAGCCAGATATGGAAGGACTCATTCATCGTCTGTTTTCTTGGGCAGAAAAATGCGTAGAACCCTTGCAAAGTTATGCAACTGGGCTTGTAGCTGCTGCAATGGAAGTTCAGGAAATTGCTACag GATTTAGGGAGCAAAATGCAAAAATGGTACCACTGATGTTACAAAGGCTTCATAAATTACAAGAGGAAGCTCAGGAAGAAAGACAACTCGCAGCTAATAGTAGACCATTTGCACATTTTGGTCAAGACAGAAATAGTGGAGGGGATGGAGAAAATAAAGGTGTGCCTGGGAAAAGAAAA gtgagagaaaaacgaaaagagaaTGAAATTCTCAAAAGTTCCAATCatagtaattatttttctgaagaagaagaagactgTGCTCAGTCCTCTGAAGATTCTGCTCCCTTAcccaagaaaaaaaaaagcgataCAGAATGTGAAACTcctgtaaaaaataatacagtgTATCCAGAGATAATGTCTCCACCTTTGTCTGTGccaaaaaattctaatttaaataatcaagTTACACCATCCAAGGCACAAAGTACACATAATAGATCATTGAATGCTTCTTCTGTACGGTGTAATTTGCAAAAAAATTCGTCTTTAATGCAAAGTTCCACTACATTATCAACATCATTATTAGAAGGGAATTCTAATTCTTCATGGGCAGAGATGGAATCATATGTCATTGGAAATATACAGATGCATCCTCCAACATTAGGTACAAGACAAATGTTAATACTAAg GTATCTTACTCCAATGGGTGAATATCAAGAATTCTTAGGTCATGTATTTGAACAAAATGCTTTAGAACTGATTCTGAAGTATATTAATGTTAGAGAAACGAAGGACAGTCGCTTAGCATTTGAAGCTCTGAAATACTTAGCTTCCCTTCTGtgtcataaaaaattttctattgaaTTTCTTAATGTTGGAGGTCTTCAAAAGCTATTAGATGTTCCAAGACCCAGTGTTGCAGCTACTGGTGTCTCTATCTGTTTATACTACTTAGCATATTGTGAAGATGCAATGGAAAGAGTATGTCTATTGCCAAAGCATGTCATTTCAGATCTTGTTACCTATGCATTATGGCTCCTAGAACGAAGTCATGATTCTGGAAGGTGTCATGCAACAATGTTTTTTggattttcttttccatttaaaGTGATACTTGAAGAATTTGATGCACAGGATGGGCTTCGAAAACTTTTCAATGTG atttcCACATTACCAATTTTAAACATAGAGGAAGAACCAGCATTAAACGATGATGAAGAATGTGCTTCTAGGCAAATAGTTAGGCATGTTGCAGTAGCTTTAAAACGATATATGGAAGCCCATTTACATCTTAAAACTGAACAATTACAAAGAGCAGAAAATGCTAGAGCAGAGCGTGACACCTGGCAACCATCGTTACCACCTTATAAGGCTGTGAAACTAAGCAGTGAAGAAGTTCAGGCaaag GTGGAAATACTTCAAGAATTAATGTCTGTAAGAGCAGTATGGCCGCCAGTAGAAGAGTTATATCGTCTTGGAGGCATAACGCTTCTTCTTCAAATTATTGCCTTTGCTAGAGAATGGAATTATAGTGGCAGGGTTCATACAACTTCCAGCGCAGAAACGGTTCGCTCTTGCTTAGATGTAGTAGCTATTTGTTCTGTAGTGCCAAAAGTGATGTTATTACTTTGTGAAAGAGTAGACATGCCTGATATGTCAATGACAATGGCAATTAACTTACTCTTAGCTGCAGCAGAATGCGAAATTATTGCAGATCCTGATGTACAAAGGGCTGCACTGAGAGCTGTAATTAATTGTGTCTGTGCTCCTATAAATagg ATTGGTGGTAATGTAGCAAGATACTCAATAACAGGTTCTGCTaagaaaaaagcaaataaTAATAGCGAAGAgttaatacaaaaaatttggGGAAGTGTCAGGTCTAATAATGgaataatg gTTTTGTTACAATTGATGATGGTTAAAACTCCGATCACAGATGCAGATAGTATAAGAGCATTGGCTTGTCGAGCTTTGGCAGGTTTGGCACGAAGTGAAAAAGTCAGACAAATAATTAGTAAGCTCCCCATGTTTTTTGATGGACAAATTCAGGCACTTATGAAAGATCCAATACTTCAAGAAAAGAGGCAGGAACATGTTATGTTTCAAAAGTATGCTTTAGAGCTAATGGGAAGAGTTTCTGGAGAAGCAAAACCTACCGGAGCagaatatgaaatttctttaGCCAGTTTACATAGA GCAAATGTAGTGGCACAAACaagaatacaatataacgaacAACAGTTAAATCAATTAATATATCAGCATTTAATGTCAAAAAGCTTAACAGAAACTGCATCGACACTCCACAGGGAAGCAAATTTAGATTCTTCTGCAATTATGAAACCAGTATGTACATATCAACCATTTACTTACCGCAGTCCTGCAACTACTGGA aCAAGAAATGGATTTTCTCCCAGCGCAACGGTAAATTTGTACAATACGAACAGATGCAATCAAAGAGAAGTCACTTCGCGAAACAATACCACACCTACTTCATCATTTAGGTACATATCTCATTCAAATACCGGTTCGGGTTCATCGTCATTATCTTCCGGAAATAATATACGCATGAAGCATTCTGACTGCCTCAATCAAAATGTTATTCCAAATAGCACAAATCaactaattaaattacaaattaatcaaaa aaaaaaTCAATCCGATAAGCAGCCTCTAGTCAATCAAATAAATTGTCACTCAATTAATCAGCCAACAGTATGTCGATCACTACAGAAACAAATTTCGAGAGACCCTGCAGGTGGTGGAGGACCTGGAGTAGCTACATCAAATCCATCTACTATAACACTGGATTCTATTATAACGGAATATTTAACTAATCAACATGCATTATGTAAAAATCCTATGGTTACTTGCCCTCAATTTAATCTATTTga acCACATAAATGTCCAGATCCCTGTACAAAAAATTCAATACCAACAAATGTAACAGTAAGACTGGCCAAAAGAGCATTAGGCATGGATGGTAGAAGATTGGATAGGAGACTTATTTATAGCCGATTTTGTCCTGTAAAAACTTTCCGGCCTACGGATGTTGCAACCTTCACCTACTGTATCTTTTCA cCCTGTcaacaatatttaatgttaGGTACTTATGCGGGAgatgtaaaaatgtacaatatacatacagGATTAGAGGAAGCGACATATTCATGCCATGAATCTTATATTTATCACATGGAATGCAACCAACGTGgaaatttgttattaactTCTACTCCATGGAGAAGTCCTATGTCTGTACTTTGGAGTATAGGAACATTCtttgatttaaaattatctttagAAAACATAGAATATGTTGAATTTGGTAAACTTCAAGATAGAATTATTGGAACTGACAGTGGCATTGCAACa ATTTATGATATAGCTACTGGACAATTAATAACCAGCTTCGCTCCTTCAATTTCTAATCGATACACTATGAATCGTGCTACTTTTAGTATGAATGATGAATTGGTTTTACATGATGGAATATTGTGGGATGCAAATTCAGGGAAACAAATTcacaaatttgataaattaaatcaaaCGCTTAATGGAGTTTTTCACCCTAATG GTATAGAAGTAGTGTCGAATACAGAGGTTTGGGATTTAAGAACTTTCCATTTGCTGAAAACAGTGCCAACACTTGATCAAATGGAAGTAATCTTTTCTcctgttaataatattatatatgctGTATCActggagaaagaaaatatagatgAAACTAATTATATTACTTCATTTAAAACATTAGATGCTTTGGACTACAGTAATATTG caACTTATGATGTTAGAAGAGGAGTTTACGGATTGGCTTGTAATAAATTTGACACACAAATAGCAGTAGTTGAAATAGTTAATGAATTCGAAGAGAATCATGAGTCCAGTGTAAGGCTGTATGATGTTGGCAGAAGAAAAGGTGATAAAGATGAAACAGATGAGGATGATGATGAAGAAGATCTTGATGCAAGCGATGATGATGGTTCGAATACTAGCACTGATGATAATAACGCTGATG ATGCGGACAATCCGGACGCAGCAACAGAAGGGAATGGGGATGAAAATGAGCGAAGTAATCGTGAGAACAACGACGATGATGACGACGATGATGATGAAGATGATTCAGCTGATGGAGATGATTCTGGAGACAATATGACACACTACAGCAGATCTCCCGATTCCTctgacatttttctttctgatATTGATCTCGAAAGTCTTTCCTCATCATCATGA
- the Mahj gene encoding lisH and WD40 domain-containing protein mahjong isoform X1 yields the protein MSSAESLAEVTDVVQILRQWEEEHSSPTYDPVPTLRRLAEIIELETENYLKMDPDPFDERHPSRTDPECNFGHILKVLFRKDNFMTKLINDYLRDTYWSRAGITGRDVRKLNIAACRLMLDILPGLETSAVFQPDMEGLIHRLFSWAEKCVEPLQSYATGLVAAAMEVQEIATGFREQNAKMVPLMLQRLHKLQEEAQEERQLAANSRPFAHFGQDRNSGGDGENKGVPGKRKVREKRKENEILKSSNHSNYFSEEEEDCAQSSEDSAPLPKKKKSDTECETPVKNNTVYPEIMSPPLSVPKNSNLNNQVTPSKAQSTHNRSLNASSVRCNLQKNSSLMQSSTTLSTSLLEGNSNSSWAEMESYVIGNIQMHPPTLGTRQMLILRYLTPMGEYQEFLGHVFEQNALELILKYINVRETKDSRLAFEALKYLASLLCHKKFSIEFLNVGGLQKLLDVPRPSVAATGVSICLYYLAYCEDAMERVCLLPKHVISDLVTYALWLLERSHDSGRCHATMFFGFSFPFKVILEEFDAQDGLRKLFNVISTLPILNIEEEPALNDDEECASRQIVRHVAVALKRYMEAHLHLKTEQLQRAENARAERDTWQPSLPPYKAVKLSSEEVQAKVEILQELMSVRAVWPPVEELYRLGGITLLLQIIAFAREWNYSGRVHTTSSAETVRSCLDVVAICSVVPKVMLLLCERVDMPDMSMTMAINLLLAAAECEIIADPDVQRAALRAVINCVCAPINRVMIGGNVARYSITGSAKKKANNNSEELIQKIWGSVRSNNGIMVLLQLMMVKTPITDADSIRALACRALAGLARSEKVRQIISKLPMFFDGQIQALMKDPILQEKRQEHVMFQKYALELMGRVSGEAKPTGAEYEISLASLHRANVVAQTRIQYNEQQLNQLIYQHLMSKSLTETASTLHREANLDSSAIMKPVCTYQPFTYRSPATTGTRNGFSPSATVNLYNTNRCNQREVTSRNNTTPTSSFRYISHSNTGSGSSSLSSGNNIRMKHSDCLNQNVIPNSTNQLIKLQINQKKNQSDKQPLVNQINCHSINQPTVCRSLQKQISRDPAGGGGPGVATSNPSTITLDSIITEYLTNQHALCKNPMVTCPQFNLFEPHKCPDPCTKNSIPTNVTVRLAKRALGMDGRRLDRRLIYSRFCPVKTFRPTDVATFTYCIFSPCQQYLMLGTYAGDVKMYNIHTGLEEATYSCHESYIYHMECNQRGNLLLTSTPWRSPMSVLWSIGTFFDLKLSLENIEYVEFGKLQDRIIGTDSGIATIYDIATGQLITSFAPSISNRYTMNRATFSMNDELVLHDGILWDANSGKQIHKFDKLNQTLNGVFHPNGIEVVSNTEVWDLRTFHLLKTVPTLDQMEVIFSPVNNIIYAVSLEKENIDETNYITSFKTLDALDYSNIATYDVRRGVYGLACNKFDTQIAVVEIVNEFEENHESSVRLYDVGRRKGDKDETDEDDDEEDLDASDDDGSNTSTDDNNADDADNPDAATEGNGDENERSNRENNDDDDDDDDEDDSADGDDSGDNMTHYSRSPDSSDIFLSDIDLESLSSSS from the exons ATGTCAAGCGCAGAATCATTGGCCGAAGTAACAGATGTAGTTCAAATTCTCAGACAATGGGAAGAGGAACATTCATCACCTACGTATGATCCAGTTCCAACATTACGAAGACTGGCAGAAATTATAGAGCtagaaacagaaaattatttaaagatgGATCCTGACCCATTTGATGAAAGACATCCATCACGCACAGATCCAGAGTGCAATTTTGGACATATATTGAAAGTATTATTtagaaaagataattttatgaCTAAG CTTATAAATGATTACTTAAGGGACACTTATTGGTCACGTGCGGGTATTACGGGTCGTGATGTTAGAAAGCTCAATATTGCAGCCTGTCGTCTTATGCTTGATATACTTCCTGGTTTAGAAACTTCTGCAGTTTTTCAGCCAGATATGGAAGGACTCATTCATCGTCTGTTTTCTTGGGCAGAAAAATGCGTAGAACCCTTGCAAAGTTATGCAACTGGGCTTGTAGCTGCTGCAATGGAAGTTCAGGAAATTGCTACag GATTTAGGGAGCAAAATGCAAAAATGGTACCACTGATGTTACAAAGGCTTCATAAATTACAAGAGGAAGCTCAGGAAGAAAGACAACTCGCAGCTAATAGTAGACCATTTGCACATTTTGGTCAAGACAGAAATAGTGGAGGGGATGGAGAAAATAAAGGTGTGCCTGGGAAAAGAAAA gtgagagaaaaacgaaaagagaaTGAAATTCTCAAAAGTTCCAATCatagtaattatttttctgaagaagaagaagactgTGCTCAGTCCTCTGAAGATTCTGCTCCCTTAcccaagaaaaaaaaaagcgataCAGAATGTGAAACTcctgtaaaaaataatacagtgTATCCAGAGATAATGTCTCCACCTTTGTCTGTGccaaaaaattctaatttaaataatcaagTTACACCATCCAAGGCACAAAGTACACATAATAGATCATTGAATGCTTCTTCTGTACGGTGTAATTTGCAAAAAAATTCGTCTTTAATGCAAAGTTCCACTACATTATCAACATCATTATTAGAAGGGAATTCTAATTCTTCATGGGCAGAGATGGAATCATATGTCATTGGAAATATACAGATGCATCCTCCAACATTAGGTACAAGACAAATGTTAATACTAAg GTATCTTACTCCAATGGGTGAATATCAAGAATTCTTAGGTCATGTATTTGAACAAAATGCTTTAGAACTGATTCTGAAGTATATTAATGTTAGAGAAACGAAGGACAGTCGCTTAGCATTTGAAGCTCTGAAATACTTAGCTTCCCTTCTGtgtcataaaaaattttctattgaaTTTCTTAATGTTGGAGGTCTTCAAAAGCTATTAGATGTTCCAAGACCCAGTGTTGCAGCTACTGGTGTCTCTATCTGTTTATACTACTTAGCATATTGTGAAGATGCAATGGAAAGAGTATGTCTATTGCCAAAGCATGTCATTTCAGATCTTGTTACCTATGCATTATGGCTCCTAGAACGAAGTCATGATTCTGGAAGGTGTCATGCAACAATGTTTTTTggattttcttttccatttaaaGTGATACTTGAAGAATTTGATGCACAGGATGGGCTTCGAAAACTTTTCAATGTG atttcCACATTACCAATTTTAAACATAGAGGAAGAACCAGCATTAAACGATGATGAAGAATGTGCTTCTAGGCAAATAGTTAGGCATGTTGCAGTAGCTTTAAAACGATATATGGAAGCCCATTTACATCTTAAAACTGAACAATTACAAAGAGCAGAAAATGCTAGAGCAGAGCGTGACACCTGGCAACCATCGTTACCACCTTATAAGGCTGTGAAACTAAGCAGTGAAGAAGTTCAGGCaaag GTGGAAATACTTCAAGAATTAATGTCTGTAAGAGCAGTATGGCCGCCAGTAGAAGAGTTATATCGTCTTGGAGGCATAACGCTTCTTCTTCAAATTATTGCCTTTGCTAGAGAATGGAATTATAGTGGCAGGGTTCATACAACTTCCAGCGCAGAAACGGTTCGCTCTTGCTTAGATGTAGTAGCTATTTGTTCTGTAGTGCCAAAAGTGATGTTATTACTTTGTGAAAGAGTAGACATGCCTGATATGTCAATGACAATGGCAATTAACTTACTCTTAGCTGCAGCAGAATGCGAAATTATTGCAGATCCTGATGTACAAAGGGCTGCACTGAGAGCTGTAATTAATTGTGTCTGTGCTCCTATAAATagggtaatg ATTGGTGGTAATGTAGCAAGATACTCAATAACAGGTTCTGCTaagaaaaaagcaaataaTAATAGCGAAGAgttaatacaaaaaatttggGGAAGTGTCAGGTCTAATAATGgaataatg gTTTTGTTACAATTGATGATGGTTAAAACTCCGATCACAGATGCAGATAGTATAAGAGCATTGGCTTGTCGAGCTTTGGCAGGTTTGGCACGAAGTGAAAAAGTCAGACAAATAATTAGTAAGCTCCCCATGTTTTTTGATGGACAAATTCAGGCACTTATGAAAGATCCAATACTTCAAGAAAAGAGGCAGGAACATGTTATGTTTCAAAAGTATGCTTTAGAGCTAATGGGAAGAGTTTCTGGAGAAGCAAAACCTACCGGAGCagaatatgaaatttctttaGCCAGTTTACATAGA GCAAATGTAGTGGCACAAACaagaatacaatataacgaacAACAGTTAAATCAATTAATATATCAGCATTTAATGTCAAAAAGCTTAACAGAAACTGCATCGACACTCCACAGGGAAGCAAATTTAGATTCTTCTGCAATTATGAAACCAGTATGTACATATCAACCATTTACTTACCGCAGTCCTGCAACTACTGGA aCAAGAAATGGATTTTCTCCCAGCGCAACGGTAAATTTGTACAATACGAACAGATGCAATCAAAGAGAAGTCACTTCGCGAAACAATACCACACCTACTTCATCATTTAGGTACATATCTCATTCAAATACCGGTTCGGGTTCATCGTCATTATCTTCCGGAAATAATATACGCATGAAGCATTCTGACTGCCTCAATCAAAATGTTATTCCAAATAGCACAAATCaactaattaaattacaaattaatcaaaa aaaaaaTCAATCCGATAAGCAGCCTCTAGTCAATCAAATAAATTGTCACTCAATTAATCAGCCAACAGTATGTCGATCACTACAGAAACAAATTTCGAGAGACCCTGCAGGTGGTGGAGGACCTGGAGTAGCTACATCAAATCCATCTACTATAACACTGGATTCTATTATAACGGAATATTTAACTAATCAACATGCATTATGTAAAAATCCTATGGTTACTTGCCCTCAATTTAATCTATTTga acCACATAAATGTCCAGATCCCTGTACAAAAAATTCAATACCAACAAATGTAACAGTAAGACTGGCCAAAAGAGCATTAGGCATGGATGGTAGAAGATTGGATAGGAGACTTATTTATAGCCGATTTTGTCCTGTAAAAACTTTCCGGCCTACGGATGTTGCAACCTTCACCTACTGTATCTTTTCA cCCTGTcaacaatatttaatgttaGGTACTTATGCGGGAgatgtaaaaatgtacaatatacatacagGATTAGAGGAAGCGACATATTCATGCCATGAATCTTATATTTATCACATGGAATGCAACCAACGTGgaaatttgttattaactTCTACTCCATGGAGAAGTCCTATGTCTGTACTTTGGAGTATAGGAACATTCtttgatttaaaattatctttagAAAACATAGAATATGTTGAATTTGGTAAACTTCAAGATAGAATTATTGGAACTGACAGTGGCATTGCAACa ATTTATGATATAGCTACTGGACAATTAATAACCAGCTTCGCTCCTTCAATTTCTAATCGATACACTATGAATCGTGCTACTTTTAGTATGAATGATGAATTGGTTTTACATGATGGAATATTGTGGGATGCAAATTCAGGGAAACAAATTcacaaatttgataaattaaatcaaaCGCTTAATGGAGTTTTTCACCCTAATG GTATAGAAGTAGTGTCGAATACAGAGGTTTGGGATTTAAGAACTTTCCATTTGCTGAAAACAGTGCCAACACTTGATCAAATGGAAGTAATCTTTTCTcctgttaataatattatatatgctGTATCActggagaaagaaaatatagatgAAACTAATTATATTACTTCATTTAAAACATTAGATGCTTTGGACTACAGTAATATTG caACTTATGATGTTAGAAGAGGAGTTTACGGATTGGCTTGTAATAAATTTGACACACAAATAGCAGTAGTTGAAATAGTTAATGAATTCGAAGAGAATCATGAGTCCAGTGTAAGGCTGTATGATGTTGGCAGAAGAAAAGGTGATAAAGATGAAACAGATGAGGATGATGATGAAGAAGATCTTGATGCAAGCGATGATGATGGTTCGAATACTAGCACTGATGATAATAACGCTGATG ATGCGGACAATCCGGACGCAGCAACAGAAGGGAATGGGGATGAAAATGAGCGAAGTAATCGTGAGAACAACGACGATGATGACGACGATGATGATGAAGATGATTCAGCTGATGGAGATGATTCTGGAGACAATATGACACACTACAGCAGATCTCCCGATTCCTctgacatttttctttctgatATTGATCTCGAAAGTCTTTCCTCATCATCATGA